A section of the Mycolicibacterium anyangense genome encodes:
- the map gene encoding type I methionyl aminopeptidase, translating into MVSLPGLRNRKTVPARTAGELDAMAAAGAVVAAALRAVREAAAVGLSTKDLDDAAETVIREAGGIPSFLGYHGYPASICSSVNDRVVHGIPTAEEKLASGDLVSIDCGAILDGWHGDSAITFGIGALTPMDEALSAATRESMEAGIAAMIPGNRLTDVSHAIEMGTRAAERTYGRRFGIVEGYGGHGIGRQMHMDPFLPNEGQPGRGPHLVVGSVLAIEPMLTLGTVKTRVLADEWTVVTSDGTRAAHWEHTVAVTEDGPRILTA; encoded by the coding sequence ATGGTCTCGCTGCCCGGACTGCGTAATCGCAAGACCGTGCCGGCCCGCACGGCCGGCGAGCTGGACGCGATGGCCGCCGCCGGCGCGGTGGTGGCCGCCGCGTTGCGGGCGGTCCGGGAGGCAGCCGCGGTCGGTCTGTCCACCAAGGATCTCGACGACGCCGCGGAGACGGTGATCCGCGAGGCCGGTGGCATTCCGTCGTTCCTGGGCTACCACGGTTACCCGGCGAGCATCTGTTCGTCGGTCAACGACCGCGTGGTGCACGGCATCCCGACGGCTGAGGAGAAGCTGGCGTCGGGGGACCTGGTGTCCATCGACTGCGGCGCGATCCTCGACGGCTGGCACGGCGACTCGGCGATCACGTTCGGCATCGGGGCCCTGACCCCGATGGACGAGGCGCTGTCGGCGGCCACCCGGGAGTCGATGGAGGCAGGTATCGCCGCGATGATTCCCGGCAACCGCCTCACCGACGTCTCGCACGCCATTGAGATGGGCACCCGCGCCGCCGAGCGCACCTATGGGCGTCGCTTCGGCATCGTCGAGGGCTACGGCGGGCACGGCATCGGCAGGCAGATGCACATGGACCCGTTCCTGCCCAATGAGGGCCAACCCGGTCGCGGCCCGCACCTGGTGGTCGGGTCCGTGCTGGCGATCGAGCCCATGCTGACTCTGGGCACCGTCAAGACCAGGGTGCTGGCCGACGAGTGGACCGTCGTCACCTCGGACGGCACCCGGGCGGCACACTGGGAGCACACGGTGGCCGTCACCGAAGACGGTCCGCGCATCCTCACCGCCTGA